A section of the Humulus lupulus chromosome 2, drHumLupu1.1, whole genome shotgun sequence genome encodes:
- the LOC133818281 gene encoding pentatricopeptide repeat-containing protein At4g02750-like, with amino-acid sequence MGTLVFNHNLKVTQLGKSGRIEEAIKLFSQMTQKNIVTYNSMISAYAKNGRIRDARYQFDKMPRRNLVSWNTMISGYLHNDKVEEAYDVFVKMPKRDLFSWTLMITCYTRNGELRKARELFSLLPDKRDTVCWNAMIAGYAKKRLYDEAKRLFDEMPVKDLVSWNSMLAGYTKNGDMHLGVQFFEEMGERDVVSWNLIVNGFVEVGDLDSAWKFFKKMPEPNVVSCVTMLCGLARHGRIAEARNLFEQMPSRNVVSWNAMLAAYVQYHQIDKAVKLFSEMPERNSVSWTTMINGYVRVGKLDEARQLLHQMPYKNIAAQTAMISGYVQSKRMVEASEIFNHIGMRDVVCWNTMIAGYAQCGRMAEAQYLFNQMRNKDLVSWNTMITGYAQAGMMDKAFEIFDVMGKKNIISWNSLISGLLQNGLYIDALKSFLMMRKEGRRPDQSTLSCGLSACANLAALQVGEQLHHLIVKSGYVNDLFVCNALITMYAKCGRVFNAELAFKDTGNIDIVSWNSLIAGYALNGYGKEAVGIFEKMLIEGMAPDQVTFIGVLSACSHAGLVTQGLELFKNMTDIYKIEPLPEHYACMVDLLGRAGRLEEAFKMVLEMKVKITPGIWGALLGAAKIHRNLEIGKYAAEKLLEQEPHRASNYVLLSNIHAEAGRWKEVQRIRMLMEERRTEKQPGYSWIEVGNQVHSFLSDDAAQHRTAEVCNMLKKLTAEMRSRNLVSDMKSFLLDVL; translated from the coding sequence ATGGGGACCCTTGTCTTTAATCATAATCTTAAGGTTACCCAGTTGGGAAAATCGGGTCGGATTGAAGAAGCCATTAAGCTTTTCTCACAAATGACTCAAAAGAACATTGTAACCTACAATTCCATGATCTCTGCTTATGCCAAGAATGGTAGAATCAGGGATGCACGCTACCAGTTTGATAAAATGCCTCGTAGAAATTTAGTTTCTTGGAATACCATGATTTCTGGCTACTTGCATAATGACAAGGTAGAGGAAGCCTATGACGTGTTTGTTAAAATGCCTAAAAGGGATCTTTTTTCTTGGACTTTAATGATCACTTGCTATACACGTAATGGTGAGCTTCGAAAGGCTAGAGAACTGTTTAGTTTACTTCCTGATAAGCGAGATACAGTTTGTTGGAATGCCATGATAGCAGGTTATGCTAAGAAAAGGCTGTATGATGAGGCTAAAAGATTGTTTGATGAAATGCCAGTAAAGGATTTAGTTTCTTGGAACTCGATGTTGGCAGGGTATACCAAGAATGGAGATATGCATCTTGGGGTGCAGTTTTTTGAGGAAATGGGTGAGAGGGATGTGGTTTCGTGGAATTTGATAGTAAATGGGTTTGTTGAGGTTGGCGATTTGGATTCTGCCTGGAAGTTCTTTAAGAAGATGCCAGAGCCGAACGTTGTTTCATGTGTTACAATGTTATGTGGGCTCGCCCGTCATGGCAGGATTGCAGAAGCACGGAATCTCTTTGAACAGATGCCAAGTAGAAATGTAGTTTCTTGGAATGCAATGCTTGCAGCCTATGTTCAATACCACCAAATTGATAAGGCTGTTAAACTGTTCTCAGAGATGCCAGAGAGGAATTCTGTATCATGGACCACAATGATAAATGGGTATGTTCGTgttggaaagcttgatgaagcaagacaactacttcaccaaatgccTTACAAAAATATTGCAGCTCAAACTGCTATGATTTCTGGATATGTGCAAAGTAAAAGAATGGTTGAAGCTAGTGAGATCTTTAATCATATTGGCATGCGTGATGTTGTTTGTTGGAACACCATGATTGCTGGGTATGCTCAGTGTGGTAGAATGGCTGAAGCTCAATATTTGTTTAATCAAATGAGAAATAAGGATTTAGTTTCTTGGAATACTATGATCACTGGTTATGCTCAAGCGGGCATGATGGATAAAGCATTCGAGATCTTTGATGTAATGGGAAAAAAGAACATAatttcttggaattctctgatCTCTGGTTTATTGCAAAATGGGTTATATATCGATGCTTTGAAAAGTTTTTTGATGATGAGAAAGGAAGGAAGAAGACCCGATCAGTCAACTCTGTCATGTGGACTAAGTGCATGTGCCAATCTTGCCGCTTTGCAAGTTGGGGAGCAACTTCACCATTTGATTGTGAAAAGTGGTTATGTAAATGATTTGTTTGTTTGCAATGCACTCATCACAATGTATGCGAaatgtggaagggttttcaatgCTGAACTAGCGTTCAAAGATACGGGAAACATTGACATTGTTTCTTGGAATTCTTTGATTGCTGGGTATGCTTTAAATGGATATGGTAAAGAGGCAGTTGGGATTTTTGAAAAAATGCTGATTGAAGGGATGGCTCCGGATCAGGTCACCTTCATTGGCGTGTTGTCGGCATGTAGTCATGCTGGGCTTGTTACTCAAGGTTTGGAATTGTTTAAGAATATGACAGATATATACAAGATAGAACCTTTGCCTGAACACTATGCTTGCATGGTTGACCTGCTTGGAAGGGCTGGTAGGTTAGAAGAAGCTTTCAAAATGGTGCTGGAGATGAAAGTCAAGATAACTCCTGGGATATGGGGGGCATTGCTTGGAGCTGCGAAGATACATCGGAATCTAGAAATTGGTAAGTATGCTGCTGAGAAGCTTTTAGAACAAGAACCTCATAGGGCTTCAAATTATGTGCTCTTGTCAAACATTCATGCTGAGGCCGGCAGATGGaaagaagttcaaagaataaGAATGTTGATGGAAGAGAGAAGAACAGAGAAGCAACCAGGATACAGCTGGATTGAAGTCGGAAACCAAGTACATTCATTTCTTTCTGATGATGCTGCACAACATAGAACAGCCGAGGTCTGCAATATGTTAAAAAAACTGACTGCTGAAATGAGAAGCAGAAATCTTGTGTCTGATATGAAATCTTTTCTACTTGACGTCTTATAG
- the LOC133818282 gene encoding UDP-arabinose 4-epimerase 1-like, producing MDFVDSKRKNNFSVRIFLAAFLISLSIFWFKQSPIFSSPNLFSKPEAGVTHVLVTGGAGYIGSHASLRLLKDSYRVTIVDNLSRGNLGAVKVLKELFPEPGRLQFIYADLGDKQAVNKIFRENAFDAVMHFAAVAYVGESTLQPLRYYHNITSNTLLVLEAMAAHKVKTLIYSSTCATYGEPEKMPITEETEQVPINPYGKAKKMAEDIILDFSKNSDMAIMILRYFNVIGSDPEGRLGEAPRPELREQGRISGACFDAARGIIPGLKVKGTDYKTADGTCVRDYIDVTDLVDAHVKALANAKPGKVGIYNVGTGKGRSVREFVEACKKATGVDIKVEYLDRRPGDYAEVYSDPSKIARELNWTAMYTNLQKSLEIAWKWQSSHLNGYGFQNP from the exons ATGGATTTTGTAGATTCAAAGAGGAAGAACAACTTTTCTGTCAGGATCTTTTTGGCTGCTTTCCTTATTAGTCTTTCAATTTTCTGGTTCAAGCAGTCACCAATTTTTAGTTCTCCCAACTTG TTCTCTAAACCAGAAGCTGGAGTAACACATGTGCTGGTAACTGGTGGAGCTGGCTATATAGGTTCTCATGCTTCACTAAGGCTGTTAAAGGACTCATACCGTGTAACCATAGTG GACAATTTATCTAGAGGCAACTTGGGTGCTGTTAAGGTTCTTAAAGAGCTATTTCCAGAGCCAGGAAGGCTTCAGTTTATTTATGCTGACTTGGGGGACAAACAAGCT GTCAATAAAATTTTCAGAGAAAATGCATTTGATGCAGTGATGCATTTTGCAGCAGTTGCTTATGTTGGAGAAAGTACACTTCAGCCTCTTAG ATATTATCACAATATCACATCAAACACTCTTCTGGTTTTGGAGGCCATGGCAGCTCACAAGGTGAAGACTTTGATCTACTCTAGTACATGTGCAACATATGGAGAACCGGAAAAGATGCCGATTACTGAAGAAACCGAGCAA GTGCCAATTAATCCATACGGAAAAGCCAAGAAAATGGCTGAAGATATCATACTGGACTTCTCCAAAAACTCAGATATGGCTATCATGATCTTACG GTATTTCAATGTGATTGGATCGGACCCAGAGGGAAGACTGGGAGAAGCTCCTAGACCTGAACTACGCGAACAAGGTCGGATATCTGGTGCTTGCTTTGATGCTGCTAGAGGGATTATTCCTGGACTGAAG GTGAAAGGTACAGACTATAAAACTGCTGATGGTACCTGTGTAAGGGACTACATAGACGTCACTGATCTGGTTGATGCTCATGTGAAGGCTCTTGCCAATGCAAAACCTGGGAAAGTTGGCATCTATAATGTTGGCACTGGAAAAG GTAGATCAGTAAGGGAGTTTGTGGAAGCATGTAAGAAGGCAACAGGGGTGGACATAAAGGTCGAATACCTTGACCGAAGGCCAGGGGACTATGCTGAAGTTTACAGTGATCCTTCCAAGATAGCACGAGAGTTGAATTGGACTGCCATGTATACAAACCTTCAAAAGAGCTTAGAGATTGCCTGGAAATGGCAAAGCTCACATCTCAATGGTTATGGCTTTCAAAACCCGTGA